From the Xenorhabdus ishibashii genome, one window contains:
- the argR gene encoding transcriptional regulator ArgR yields the protein MRVPSKQEDLVKAFKALLKEEKFSSQGEIVAALQDEGFENINQSKVSRMLTKFGAVRTRNAKMEMVYCLPAELGVPTATSPLKNLVLDVDYNHSIVVIRTSPGAAQLIARLLDSLGKAEGILGSIAGDDTIFSTPAQNFTTKQLYEAILNLFEQEL from the coding sequence ATGCGTGTTCCTTCGAAACAGGAAGATTTGGTAAAAGCTTTCAAGGCATTATTGAAAGAAGAAAAATTCAGCTCTCAAGGTGAAATTGTTGCAGCACTTCAGGACGAAGGGTTTGAAAACATCAACCAATCTAAAGTTTCCAGAATGCTGACGAAATTTGGTGCTGTCCGAACCCGTAATGCCAAAATGGAAATGGTTTACTGCTTACCCGCAGAATTGGGCGTTCCTACTGCCACCAGCCCATTAAAAAATCTGGTATTAGATGTTGATTACAATCATAGCATTGTCGTTATACGAACCAGCCCTGGCGCAGCACAGTTAATTGCGCGCCTATTAGATTCATTGGGGAAAGCAGAAGGAATTCTGGGCAGTATTGCAGGCGATGACACCATTTTTTCTACGCCGGCACAAAATTTTACGACAAAACAACTCTACGAAGCGATCCTTAACCTGTTTGAACAAGAGCTTTAA
- the mdh gene encoding malate dehydrogenase gives MKVAVLGAAGGIGQALALLLKTQLPSGSELSLYDIAPVTPGVAADLSHIPTEVKVTGFAGEDATPALVGADVVLISAGVARKPGMDRSDLFNINAGIIRNLVQQVAKTCPKTLIGIITNPVNTTVAIAAEVLKKEGVYDKNRLFGVTTLDIIRSNTFVAELKGKNAEEVEVPVIGGHSGVTILPLLSQIPGVNFTDEEIEALTKRIQNAGTEVVEAKAGGGSATLSMGQAAARLGLSLIRGLQGESNVIECSYVEGDGKYARFFAQPVRLGKNGIEERLDIGKLSDFEQKALDNMLDVLKKDIELGEKFINA, from the coding sequence ATGAAAGTTGCAGTTCTCGGTGCAGCCGGTGGTATTGGTCAGGCACTTGCCCTTCTACTCAAGACCCAGCTTCCTTCAGGTTCAGAACTTTCCTTGTATGACATTGCGCCAGTGACCCCAGGCGTCGCAGCCGATCTGAGCCATATCCCAACGGAAGTCAAAGTCACTGGTTTTGCTGGTGAAGATGCAACCCCAGCACTGGTAGGTGCGGATGTCGTATTGATTTCTGCGGGTGTGGCGCGTAAACCGGGTATGGATCGTTCCGATTTGTTCAATATCAATGCGGGGATTATTCGTAATCTGGTTCAGCAGGTTGCTAAAACGTGTCCAAAAACACTAATCGGTATTATTACCAACCCGGTCAATACTACTGTCGCGATTGCTGCTGAAGTACTGAAAAAAGAAGGGGTGTACGATAAGAACCGCCTGTTTGGTGTCACAACCCTGGATATCATCCGTTCCAACACTTTTGTTGCTGAGCTGAAAGGAAAGAACGCCGAAGAAGTGGAAGTTCCTGTGATTGGCGGGCACTCTGGTGTGACTATTCTGCCTTTGCTGTCGCAAATTCCTGGGGTTAACTTCACTGATGAAGAAATCGAGGCATTGACCAAGCGTATTCAGAATGCGGGTACTGAGGTTGTTGAAGCAAAAGCAGGCGGAGGTTCTGCAACACTGTCTATGGGACAAGCAGCGGCTCGTTTGGGATTGTCGCTGATCCGTGGCTTGCAAGGTGAAAGCAATGTCATTGAGTGCAGCTATGTTGAAGGTGATGGCAAATATGCCCGTTTCTTTGCACAGCCTGTTCGCTTAGGTAAAAATGGTATCGAAGAACGTTTAGATATTGGTAAATTAAGTGATTTTGAACAGAAGGCATTAGATAACATGCTGGATGTCTTGAAGAAAGATATTGAATTAGGCGAAAAATTTATTAACGCCTAA
- a CDS encoding DNA-binding protein has protein sequence MKKEWYSAKELIGLAGLPSSPQGVNLMARREGWEQRRKRGVQGKALEYNVNSLPEEVVNVLTVSENSVEYYRNKRQDPFMIWVEAYYQLSKSERERMVKFILRKGLASLVQYVGIQDIDNKDSALD, from the coding sequence ATGAAAAAAGAGTGGTATTCTGCAAAAGAACTCATCGGCCTCGCAGGGCTGCCATCGTCTCCCCAAGGAGTTAATCTGATGGCAAGACGCGAGGGCTGGGAACAACGCCGTAAGCGTGGCGTACAGGGAAAAGCGCTCGAATATAATGTTAACAGTTTGCCTGAAGAAGTCGTGAATGTACTGACAGTCAGTGAAAATTCAGTCGAATACTATCGGAATAAGCGACAGGATCCATTTATGATCTGGGTAGAAGCTTATTACCAATTGAGTAAATCTGAAAGAGAAAGAATGGTTAAATTTATTTTGAGAAAAGGGCTAGCCAGCCTTGTCCAATATGTCGGTATTCAAGATATTGATAATAAAGACAGCGCCCTAGATTGA
- the fbp gene encoding class 1 fructose-bisphosphatase — MKTLGEFIVEKQQDFPHATGELTALLSAIKLGAKIIHRDINKAGLVDILGTSGVSNVQGEVQMKLDLYANEKLKAALKARGEVAGIASEEEDEIVIFDGDRAENAKYVVLMDPLDGSSNIDVNVSVGTIFSIYHRITPMGQPVTEEDFLQPGNQQVAAGYVVYGSSTMLVYTTGCGVHTFTYDPSLGVFCLTHEKVQFPTKGNMYSINEGNYIKFPMGVKKYIKYCQEQDEATQRPYTTRYIGSLVADFHRNLLKGGIYIYPSTASHPTGKLRLLYECNPIAFLAEQAGGKASDGANRILDIVPNKLHQRVPFFVGTKSMVEKAESFMAEFPDQ; from the coding sequence ATGAAAACATTAGGCGAATTCATCGTCGAAAAACAGCAAGATTTTCCGCACGCTACAGGTGAGCTGACTGCCCTGCTGTCGGCCATCAAGTTAGGTGCCAAAATAATCCATAGAGATATCAATAAAGCTGGTCTGGTGGATATTTTAGGCACAAGTGGCGTATCTAATGTTCAAGGTGAAGTTCAGATGAAACTGGACTTGTACGCCAATGAAAAGCTCAAGGCAGCATTGAAAGCACGCGGCGAAGTTGCAGGCATTGCTTCTGAGGAGGAAGATGAGATCGTTATTTTTGATGGCGACCGAGCAGAAAATGCGAAGTATGTTGTTTTGATGGATCCACTGGATGGTTCTTCGAATATTGATGTAAACGTTTCCGTCGGGACTATTTTCTCGATTTACCATCGAATTACTCCGATGGGTCAGCCTGTCACTGAAGAAGATTTCCTGCAACCAGGGAATCAGCAGGTTGCAGCCGGTTATGTGGTTTATGGGTCATCTACCATGCTGGTTTACACGACAGGTTGTGGTGTTCATACTTTTACTTATGATCCTTCCCTTGGTGTGTTCTGCCTGACCCATGAGAAAGTCCAATTCCCGACCAAGGGCAATATGTACTCTATCAACGAGGGGAACTACATCAAGTTCCCAATGGGTGTGAAAAAATACATTAAATATTGCCAAGAGCAGGATGAAGCAACCCAGCGTCCTTATACTACCCGTTATATCGGTTCGCTGGTGGCTGATTTTCACCGCAACTTATTAAAAGGTGGGATCTATATCTATCCGAGTACGGCAAGCCATCCGACCGGAAAACTTCGCTTACTTTATGAATGTAACCCAATCGCATTCTTGGCTGAGCAAGCCGGAGGAAAAGCCAGCGATGGTGCCAACCGTATTCTGGATATTGTGCCGAATAAACTACACCAACGCGTGCCTTTTTTTGTCGGGACAAAATCGATGGTAGAAAAAGCAGAAAGTTTTATGGCGGAATTTCCTGACCAATAA
- the rpmA gene encoding 50S ribosomal protein L27, with product MAHKKAGGSTRNGRDSESKRLGVKRFGGESVLAGSIIVRQRGTKFHAGNNVGCGRDHTLFALADGKVKFEVKGPKNRKFISIEAE from the coding sequence ATGGCACACAAAAAGGCTGGCGGCTCGACTCGTAACGGTCGCGATTCTGAAAGCAAACGTCTGGGTGTAAAACGCTTTGGTGGTGAGTCTGTTTTGGCAGGTAGCATCATCGTTCGTCAACGTGGTACTAAATTCCACGCAGGCAACAACGTAGGTTGTGGCCGTGACCACACCCTGTTCGCATTAGCTGACGGGAAAGTTAAGTTCGAAGTTAAAGGTCCAAAAAACCGTAAATTTATCAGCATCGAAGCTGAATAA
- the greA gene encoding transcription elongation factor GreA: protein MKQIPMTVRGADKLREELEHLKNVRRPQIIAAIAEAREHGDLKENAEYHAAREQQGFCEGRIQEIEAKLSNAQVIDVTKMINNGRVIFGATVTVLNLDSDEEQTYRIVGDDEANIKENLLSVNSPIARGLIGKEVDDVVVISTPGGQVEFEVLNVDYV, encoded by the coding sequence ATGAAACAAATTCCGATGACGGTACGTGGCGCGGATAAATTGCGCGAAGAATTAGAGCATTTGAAAAATGTACGTCGGCCTCAAATTATTGCCGCAATCGCTGAGGCGCGTGAGCACGGTGATTTGAAAGAAAACGCGGAATATCATGCCGCTCGTGAGCAGCAGGGTTTTTGTGAAGGCCGTATTCAGGAAATTGAGGCTAAACTTTCCAATGCACAGGTGATTGATGTCACGAAGATGATCAACAATGGCCGAGTGATTTTTGGGGCAACGGTAACGGTACTGAACTTGGATTCCGATGAAGAGCAAACTTATCGTATTGTCGGTGATGATGAAGCCAATATTAAAGAAAATCTTCTTTCAGTGAATTCACCGATAGCTCGTGGTCTGATTGGTAAAGAAGTCGATGATGTTGTTGTAATTTCCACGCCTGGCGGTCAAGTGGAATTCGAAGTTTTGAACGTGGATTATGTTTAA
- the cgtA gene encoding Obg family GTPase CgtA, whose amino-acid sequence MKFVDEARILVVAGDGGNGCVSFRREKYIPKGGPDGGDGGDGGDVYLLADENLNTLIDYRFEKSFRAERGQNGQSRDCTGKRGQDITIKVPVGTRVRDIATGEILGDMLRHEQRFMVAKGGFHGLGNTRFKSSVNRAPRQRTMGTPGESRELMLELMLLADVGMLGMPNAGKSTFIRAVSAAKPKVADYPFTTLVPSLGVVRMDSEQSFVVADIPGLIEGASEGAGLGIRFLKHLERCRVLLHLIDLCPIDESDPVENARIITKELHNYSEKLAEKPRRLVFNKVDLIDPEEAKLRAKAIADELGWEGDYYMISAVNRQGVKELCWDIMEFMKTQPRSMETSEESQPEKVEFMWDDYHKEQLQQSSDDDWDDDDWDEEDDDGVEFIYKH is encoded by the coding sequence ATGAAATTTGTAGATGAAGCCAGGATTCTGGTTGTAGCGGGAGATGGTGGCAATGGTTGCGTCAGCTTCCGTCGTGAGAAATATATTCCAAAAGGCGGGCCGGACGGCGGCGACGGTGGTGATGGTGGTGATGTCTACCTGCTGGCAGATGAAAACCTCAATACACTGATTGATTACCGTTTTGAAAAATCGTTCCGTGCTGAACGTGGTCAGAATGGACAAAGCCGCGATTGTACGGGTAAACGTGGTCAGGACATTACTATTAAGGTTCCGGTTGGAACCCGTGTGCGTGATATCGCTACGGGCGAAATATTGGGGGATATGCTGCGCCATGAACAGCGTTTTATGGTTGCAAAAGGGGGCTTCCACGGCCTTGGTAATACCCGCTTTAAATCTTCGGTGAACCGTGCTCCTCGTCAAAGAACGATGGGAACGCCTGGAGAAAGCCGTGAACTGATGCTGGAGTTGATGCTACTGGCTGATGTGGGAATGTTGGGTATGCCAAATGCAGGCAAATCCACCTTCATTCGCGCCGTATCGGCCGCAAAACCAAAAGTGGCTGATTATCCATTTACAACCCTGGTGCCAAGCCTGGGTGTTGTGCGCATGGATAGCGAACAAAGTTTTGTAGTAGCAGATATCCCTGGTTTGATTGAAGGGGCATCAGAAGGTGCTGGATTGGGGATTCGTTTCCTGAAGCATTTGGAACGTTGCCGCGTATTGCTGCATTTGATCGACCTCTGCCCTATCGACGAATCTGATCCGGTTGAAAATGCCCGTATCATTACCAAAGAGCTGCACAACTACAGTGAAAAACTGGCAGAAAAACCACGCAGGTTGGTCTTTAATAAAGTCGATCTCATCGATCCAGAAGAAGCCAAGCTGCGGGCAAAAGCAATTGCCGATGAGCTTGGTTGGGAAGGCGATTATTACATGATCTCAGCCGTGAACCGTCAGGGCGTGAAAGAGCTTTGCTGGGATATTATGGAGTTCATGAAAACACAGCCGCGTAGCATGGAAACGTCGGAAGAGTCTCAACCTGAAAAAGTTGAATTCATGTGGGATGATTACCACAAGGAACAGTTACAGCAATCATCTGATGATGATTGGGATGATGATGACTGGGACGAAGAAGATGACGATGGCGTTGAGTTTATTTATAAACACTAA
- a CDS encoding DNA-binding protein: MKKEWYTATELTGIGELPRSPQGVNARAKREEWLRQKRAGVQGRAIEYHYSCFPKSTLEALELHETPTEYQVQKQDPLSIWVSAFNLLTEEEKEVITEVILRDGIRSFLEKIIAT, encoded by the coding sequence ATGAAAAAAGAGTGGTATACGGCAACGGAGCTGACCGGTATAGGTGAGTTACCTAGATCACCACAAGGAGTTAATGCCAGAGCAAAACGTGAAGAGTGGTTGAGGCAAAAACGGGCGGGTGTTCAAGGGCGGGCGATTGAATACCATTACTCTTGTTTTCCTAAATCAACGTTAGAAGCTTTAGAGCTTCATGAAACACCAACGGAATATCAGGTTCAGAAACAAGATCCTTTATCCATTTGGGTAAGTGCATTTAATTTACTCACCGAGGAAGAGAAGGAGGTCATTACCGAAGTGATATTACGAGATGGCATAAGAAGTTTTTTGGAAAAAATCATAGCTACTTGA
- the rplU gene encoding 50S ribosomal protein L21, producing MYAVFQSGGKQHRVSEGQTIRLEKLDIATGETVEFDQVLMVANGEDIKIGAPVVEGVKVKAEVVAHGRGEKVKIVKFRRRKHSRKQQGHRQWFTDVKITGIA from the coding sequence ATGTACGCAGTTTTCCAAAGTGGTGGTAAACAACACCGAGTAAGCGAAGGCCAAACAATTCGCTTGGAAAAGCTGGACATCGCAACAGGTGAAACTGTTGAGTTTGACCAGGTGCTGATGGTCGCTAACGGCGAAGATATCAAAATCGGCGCTCCAGTAGTTGAAGGCGTTAAAGTTAAAGCTGAAGTTGTTGCGCACGGTCGTGGCGAGAAAGTTAAAATCGTTAAGTTTCGTCGTCGTAAACACAGCCGTAAGCAGCAGGGCCACCGTCAGTGGTTCACCGATGTTAAAATCACTGGCATCGCTTAA
- the yhbY gene encoding ribosome assembly RNA-binding protein YhbY produces the protein MTLNKKQVQYLKSLAHSLKPVVMIGNNGLTEGVLAEIEQTLSHHELIKVKVAGEDREVKTLIAEAIVRETGAHNVQIIGKMLVLYRPSEERKISLPK, from the coding sequence ATGACTCTTAACAAGAAACAAGTCCAATATCTGAAAAGTCTCGCTCATTCATTAAAGCCCGTCGTTATGATCGGCAACAATGGGTTGACCGAAGGCGTGCTAGCTGAAATCGAACAAACTCTTTCGCATCACGAGCTTATCAAAGTTAAAGTTGCTGGCGAAGACCGCGAAGTGAAAACTTTGATCGCTGAAGCGATTGTTCGTGAAACGGGTGCACATAACGTGCAAATCATTGGCAAAATGTTAGTTCTCTACCGTCCATCGGAAGAACGCAAGATTAGTCTACCTAAATAA
- the mpl gene encoding UDP-N-acetylmuramate:L-alanyl-gamma-D-glutamyl-meso-diaminopimelate ligase, which produces MRIHILGICGTFMGGLAILARAQGHEVTGSDANVYPPMSTLLEKQGIELIQGYDPAQLDPAPDMVIIGNAMTRGNPCVEAVLDRGIPYTSGPQWLHDHILPERWVLAVAGTHGKTTTAGMLAWILEACGYQPGFLIGGVPGNFEVSAQRGESPFFVIEADEYDSAFFDKRSKFVHYSPRTLVMNNLEFDHADIFENLAAIQKQFHHLVRVVPSTGKIIVPDNDINLKQVLAMGCWSELEQVGDSGHWQAKKISQDSSHYHVFRQGELIGEVNWSLVGEHNMHNGLVAIAAAHHVGVQPADACQALSKFINARRRLELRGEINGISVYDDFAHHPTAILATLEGLRSKVGGMARILAVLEPRSNTMKMGMSKNDIAPSLGRADEVFLYQPTNIPWQVVEIAEQCIQPARWSADIDTLVKMIVDTAQPGDHILLMSNGGFGGINEKLLVALTQKANAV; this is translated from the coding sequence ATGCGTATTCATATTCTTGGCATTTGCGGCACTTTCATGGGTGGGCTGGCGATCCTCGCTCGCGCACAAGGACATGAAGTAACTGGCTCCGATGCCAATGTATACCCGCCAATGAGCACTCTGCTGGAAAAACAGGGTATTGAGCTGATTCAGGGATACGATCCGGCACAACTAGATCCTGCTCCAGATATGGTGATCATCGGCAATGCTATGACTCGCGGCAATCCTTGCGTGGAAGCTGTGCTGGATCGGGGAATTCCTTACACTTCGGGGCCGCAGTGGTTGCATGATCATATATTGCCGGAACGTTGGGTATTGGCTGTCGCGGGTACTCACGGCAAAACAACAACGGCGGGGATGCTGGCCTGGATTTTAGAAGCGTGTGGCTATCAACCTGGGTTCCTGATCGGCGGCGTGCCAGGGAATTTTGAGGTATCAGCACAACGGGGTGAAAGTCCGTTTTTTGTGATTGAAGCCGACGAATATGACAGTGCTTTTTTTGATAAGCGTTCGAAATTTGTCCACTATAGCCCCCGCACTCTGGTTATGAACAATCTTGAATTTGATCACGCCGACATTTTCGAAAATTTGGCCGCTATTCAAAAACAGTTCCATCATCTCGTCAGGGTTGTGCCGAGTACGGGCAAGATTATCGTCCCCGATAATGATATTAATTTGAAGCAAGTGCTCGCAATGGGATGCTGGAGCGAATTGGAACAGGTAGGAGACAGTGGTCATTGGCAGGCGAAGAAAATCAGTCAAGATAGCAGTCACTATCACGTATTCCGGCAGGGTGAACTGATTGGGGAAGTCAATTGGTCATTAGTCGGTGAACACAATATGCATAATGGCTTAGTCGCGATTGCGGCAGCTCATCATGTGGGGGTGCAACCGGCGGATGCCTGTCAGGCTCTCAGCAAATTTATTAATGCCCGTCGTCGTCTGGAATTGCGCGGCGAAATCAATGGCATCTCGGTATATGATGATTTTGCCCATCATCCCACAGCCATTTTAGCCACATTGGAAGGGCTGAGAAGCAAAGTGGGCGGTATGGCTCGCATTCTTGCCGTGCTGGAACCTCGTTCAAATACCATGAAAATGGGGATGAGCAAAAATGATATTGCGCCTTCTTTGGGACGCGCTGATGAAGTCTTTCTCTATCAGCCCACCAATATTCCGTGGCAGGTGGTGGAAATTGCCGAACAGTGCATTCAGCCCGCTCGCTGGAGTGCTGATATCGATACGCTGGTGAAGATGATTGTCGATACGGCTCAGCCGGGTGATCATATTTTACTGATGAGTAATGGTGGATTTGGGGGTATTAACGAGAAACTGCTGGTAGCGCTGACCCAAAAAGCAAACGCTGTTTAA
- the dacB gene encoding serine-type D-Ala-D-Ala carboxypeptidase has translation MALLKIPSTIACMLSLSLSIFNANASFDISSIEKSAQYLPMGTDFSFIAQTVGAKNPLIDYHGQQMALPASTQKIVTALAALLQLGKDYRFITTLESDANLSDGVLKGNLTARFVGDPMLTRSQLRSMVGTLKQSGIKQIDGDLVIDISIFSSHDKAPGWVWNDMTQCFSAPPSAAIVDKNCFSVSLYSAEQPGELAIVHVPSFYPVNVLSEVKTLAKGSPEAKYCEFDVTSGDLNRYTLTGCLTQRDEPLPLAFAIQNGPGYAGKILKNELNIAGIELKGHIRLQSATKQPEKILAVNQSVPLNKMLEIMLKKSDNMIADTLFRTLGHHYFNVPGTWRAGSDAVRQILKKKAGIDLGNTIMVDGSGLSRHNLIAPVTMMEILQFIAQHNDELDFIPMLPKAGYDGTLAYRPGLHESGLDGKVFAKTGSLQGVYNLAGFMTAASGQQIAFVQFVSAYSVPPEDQRTRRVPLSRFEHNLYKSLYQNY, from the coding sequence ATGGCTCTTTTAAAAATCCCCAGCACAATAGCGTGTATGCTCAGCTTAAGCCTGAGCATTTTCAATGCAAATGCCTCTTTTGATATCTCTTCTATTGAGAAAAGCGCCCAATATTTGCCTATGGGAACTGATTTTTCATTTATTGCCCAAACCGTTGGTGCAAAAAATCCCTTAATTGATTATCACGGGCAACAAATGGCTTTACCTGCAAGTACGCAGAAAATTGTGACAGCATTAGCAGCACTATTGCAGCTTGGTAAGGATTACCGCTTTATCACAACACTAGAAAGTGATGCTAATCTTTCAGATGGCGTATTAAAGGGTAACCTAACGGCTCGCTTTGTCGGTGATCCTATGCTGACTCGTTCACAACTGCGCAGTATGGTCGGAACCTTAAAACAATCGGGTATAAAACAGATTGATGGAGATCTCGTCATCGATATTTCGATTTTCTCCAGCCACGATAAAGCCCCAGGCTGGGTATGGAACGATATGACCCAGTGTTTCAGCGCCCCTCCATCAGCAGCCATCGTGGATAAAAACTGCTTTTCTGTTTCACTTTACAGCGCAGAGCAACCTGGCGAATTGGCAATTGTCCACGTTCCCTCTTTTTATCCTGTTAATGTACTGAGTGAAGTCAAAACATTGGCTAAGGGTTCACCCGAAGCGAAGTATTGTGAATTTGATGTTACATCGGGTGATTTGAATCGATATACCCTCACTGGCTGCCTGACACAACGCGATGAACCACTCCCATTGGCATTTGCTATCCAGAATGGGCCTGGCTATGCTGGCAAGATCCTGAAGAATGAATTAAATATTGCTGGTATTGAGTTAAAAGGCCATATACGTCTCCAGTCGGCTACCAAACAACCAGAAAAGATCCTCGCCGTAAATCAATCTGTACCATTAAATAAGATGCTCGAAATCATGTTGAAAAAATCAGATAACATGATTGCGGATACCCTCTTTCGTACCCTCGGCCACCACTATTTTAATGTGCCAGGGACATGGCGGGCAGGTTCCGATGCGGTTCGCCAAATTCTGAAAAAGAAAGCAGGCATTGATTTGGGCAATACTATCATGGTGGATGGTTCCGGCCTTTCACGCCACAATTTAATCGCCCCCGTAACTATGATGGAGATATTACAATTTATTGCTCAGCACAATGATGAATTGGACTTCATCCCTATGTTACCCAAAGCGGGATACGATGGCACGTTGGCTTATCGTCCTGGCCTGCATGAATCGGGGCTTGATGGTAAGGTCTTTGCCAAAACAGGATCATTACAAGGCGTTTATAACCTCGCAGGGTTTATGACTGCCGCCAGTGGACAACAAATTGCTTTTGTCCAGTTTGTCTCTGCCTATTCTGTTCCGCCAGAAGATCAACGCACCCGCCGTGTTCCGTTATCGCGTTTTGAACACAATTTATATAAATCACTATATCAAAATTACTGA
- the ispB gene encoding octaprenyl diphosphate synthase — MNLESIIKLTADDMAAVNETILNQLNSDVALINQLGYYIISGGGKRIRPMIAVLAGKALRCQDAKHIKVAALIEFIHTATLLHDDVVDESDMRRGKATANSIYGNAASVLVGDFIYTRSFQMMTDLDSMRVLKLMSDATNVIAEGEVMQLMNCNDPNVSEDDYMKVIYSKTARLFEVAAHSAAILANATPEQEIALRDYGRYLGTAFQLIDDLLDYDSDNSTLGKNTGDDLNEGKPTLPLLHAMNHGSPEQSALIRGAIEQGNGRHLLDTVLTTMKQCGSLKYTRQRAEEEADKAISALQSLEDSPYKAALEGLAHVAVQRLS, encoded by the coding sequence ATGAATTTAGAATCGATAATTAAACTCACCGCTGATGATATGGCAGCGGTTAATGAAACCATTCTTAACCAATTAAATTCTGACGTTGCGCTAATTAACCAACTTGGTTACTACATCATCAGCGGCGGTGGCAAGCGCATTCGACCAATGATAGCCGTACTGGCCGGTAAGGCTCTTCGCTGCCAAGACGCAAAACACATCAAAGTTGCTGCTTTGATTGAATTTATCCACACGGCAACGCTGCTGCATGACGATGTCGTTGATGAATCTGACATGCGCCGCGGTAAAGCAACAGCCAACTCCATTTATGGTAATGCTGCCAGTGTCCTTGTGGGTGATTTTATCTATACGCGCTCATTTCAAATGATGACCGATCTCGATTCCATGCGCGTATTAAAATTGATGTCTGACGCTACCAATGTCATTGCGGAAGGCGAGGTCATGCAGTTGATGAACTGCAATGATCCTAATGTTTCAGAAGATGACTATATGAAGGTTATTTACAGTAAAACCGCCCGCCTGTTTGAAGTCGCCGCGCATTCAGCGGCCATTCTCGCCAACGCCACTCCTGAGCAAGAAATAGCACTACGTGATTATGGCCGTTATCTAGGAACCGCATTTCAATTAATTGATGATCTGCTGGATTATGATTCAGATAACAGTACGCTTGGAAAAAACACAGGAGATGACTTAAACGAAGGCAAACCAACATTGCCTCTTTTGCACGCTATGAACCACGGTTCACCGGAACAATCCGCTCTGATACGAGGTGCCATTGAACAGGGTAATGGCCGCCATTTGCTGGATACCGTCCTGACAACGATGAAACAATGCGGTTCACTCAAATATACCCGCCAGCGGGCAGAAGAAGAAGCTGATAAGGCAATTTCAGCATTGCAGTCACTGGAAGATTCTCCATACAAGGCGGCTCTTGAGGGATTGGCCCATGTCGCTGTGCAGCGACTTTCCTGA
- a CDS encoding helix-turn-helix domain-containing protein: MISMKSDWHPADIIAALRKRGTTLAAVSRAAGLSSSTLANTLSRPWPKGEWIIANYLELHPSEIWPSRYFDPNTGELLERKIREKKNN; this comes from the coding sequence ATGATTTCTATGAAATCGGATTGGCATCCTGCTGATATTATTGCCGCTTTACGTAAACGAGGAACGACGTTAGCTGCCGTTTCCCGTGCGGCGGGACTGAGTTCATCTACTTTGGCGAATACACTTTCTCGCCCGTGGCCCAAGGGAGAATGGATAATAGCGAATTACTTAGAACTACATCCGTCTGAAATATGGCCAAGCCGTTATTTCGATCCCAACACAGGAGAACTATTAGAAAGGAAAATTAGAGAGAAAAAGAATAATTAG